One Echinicola strongylocentroti DNA window includes the following coding sequences:
- a CDS encoding outer membrane beta-barrel protein yields MKSIRKKTVFLAALTLCFFHFAKAQEKTSIWKNFDFSGYAEVYYAAYSDSLGANALQKFATTAPRDQRFSLNIVQVGIHYQDERIRGNLTLHYGDIPKAIWDPNFPVPQEANVGVKLANEWWVDAGFFRTHIGTESFLPKDNYTTSTTVASYNEPFYQSGVRIAYEGSDKFDFQFWVVNGYNYFLDANNAKSVGLLFSYSLREDLQLTYTNLFGRESLDGITPKQYRTYHNLYLNYNPSPKIYLTVGGDVGTQSHSQLAKPDNTALMYNALATLRYQFTDVYSVTGRVETFQDPEGFISGTYEDRFGNMNGLQLTGYTLSTEYKPSSISYVRLEGRWIQAKEDLTIFHHNGPTNDRLEGSLSMGIVF; encoded by the coding sequence ATGAAATCTATTAGAAAAAAAACCGTTTTTTTGGCAGCATTGACGCTTTGCTTTTTTCATTTTGCCAAGGCGCAAGAAAAGACCAGTATCTGGAAAAATTTTGACTTTTCGGGTTATGCGGAAGTATATTATGCGGCTTATTCCGATTCTTTGGGAGCCAATGCCCTGCAGAAATTTGCCACGACGGCACCACGTGACCAGCGGTTCAGTCTGAATATCGTCCAAGTAGGAATCCACTATCAGGACGAACGGATACGCGGAAACCTCACCCTGCATTACGGGGATATTCCCAAGGCCATTTGGGATCCGAATTTTCCAGTGCCGCAAGAAGCTAATGTCGGGGTGAAGCTGGCCAATGAATGGTGGGTTGATGCCGGTTTCTTTCGCACCCATATTGGTACCGAGAGCTTTTTGCCAAAGGACAATTATACGACATCTACCACCGTGGCGAGCTATAACGAGCCGTTTTACCAAAGTGGTGTACGGATAGCTTATGAGGGGAGCGATAAGTTCGATTTCCAGTTTTGGGTGGTAAATGGCTATAACTACTTCTTGGATGCCAATAATGCCAAGTCCGTTGGCCTTTTATTTTCATATTCCCTTCGGGAAGATTTACAACTCACCTATACCAATCTTTTTGGTCGTGAATCGCTGGATGGCATCACTCCAAAGCAATACCGTACCTATCATAATTTGTACTTGAACTATAATCCCTCTCCAAAAATCTACCTTACTGTGGGTGGAGATGTGGGCACGCAGAGCCACTCCCAATTGGCAAAACCAGATAATACCGCCCTCATGTACAATGCATTGGCGACACTAAGGTACCAGTTTACGGATGTTTATTCGGTGACAGGGAGAGTGGAGACCTTTCAGGATCCAGAAGGGTTCATCTCCGGGACTTATGAGGACAGGTTTGGCAATATGAACGGGCTCCAGCTCACGGGATACACACTGAGCACCGAATATAAACCGAGTTCCATCAGTTATGTCCGCTTGGAAGGTAGATGGATCCAAGCAAAGGAAGATTTAACCATATTTCATCATAATGGCCCTACCAATGACAGGCTAGAAGGTTCTCTAAGTATGGGGATTGTCTTTTGA
- a CDS encoding aldehyde dehydrogenase family protein: protein MSTITQEKPATLLDRPDFKPHYDNFIGGKFVPPVDGEYFDVISPVDGQVFTKVARGKAADIELALDAAHKAFPAWSRTSATERSNIMLKIADRIENKLEYLAAVETIDNGKPVRETINADLALVVDHFRYYAGVIRAEEGSIAELDEHTVSINVKEPIGIVGQIIPWNFPMLMATWKMAPAMAAGCCTIVKPAEQTPASIMILMEIIGDLIPPGVLNIVNGFGPEAGKPLAQSPRLDKVAFTGETTTGRLIMQYASENLNPVTMELGGKSPNVFFPSVMDADDEFLDKCLEGAAMFALNQGEVCTCPSRILVHEKIYDAFMEKVVARVEAIQMGHPLDKTTMMGAQASKDQFEKILNYIDIGKQEGAEVLTGGGVAQLNSGLENGYYVKPTLLKGHNKMRVFQEEIFGPVCSVTTFKDVEDAISISNDTLYGLGAGVWTRDAHEAYQVPRAIKAGRVWVNCYHAYPAHAPFGGYKKSGFGRETHLMMLNHYRQNKNMLISYDKNKLGFF from the coding sequence ATGAGTACAATAACCCAAGAAAAACCAGCTACCCTGCTGGATCGCCCTGATTTCAAACCGCATTATGACAATTTTATCGGTGGAAAATTTGTACCTCCCGTGGACGGAGAATATTTCGATGTCATCAGTCCCGTGGATGGTCAGGTCTTCACCAAAGTGGCCCGTGGCAAGGCTGCTGATATCGAATTGGCACTGGACGCTGCCCATAAGGCTTTTCCGGCATGGAGCCGCACCTCCGCCACCGAGAGGAGCAACATCATGCTCAAAATCGCAGATCGAATAGAAAACAAACTGGAATACCTAGCAGCCGTAGAAACCATTGATAATGGTAAACCAGTAAGAGAGACCATCAATGCCGACTTGGCGTTGGTGGTCGATCACTTCAGGTATTACGCTGGAGTGATCAGGGCCGAAGAAGGCAGTATCGCAGAGCTTGACGAGCACACCGTTTCGATCAATGTCAAAGAACCCATTGGCATCGTCGGACAAATCATCCCATGGAATTTCCCCATGTTGATGGCCACGTGGAAAATGGCCCCTGCCATGGCCGCCGGCTGCTGTACTATTGTCAAACCTGCCGAACAAACTCCTGCCTCTATCATGATCCTGATGGAAATCATCGGTGACCTGATCCCGCCCGGTGTCCTCAATATAGTCAACGGATTTGGGCCTGAAGCGGGGAAGCCACTTGCCCAATCACCACGACTCGACAAGGTCGCCTTCACGGGCGAAACCACCACAGGGCGACTGATCATGCAATATGCTTCCGAAAACCTCAATCCTGTCACCATGGAGCTTGGCGGCAAATCCCCCAATGTCTTCTTCCCATCCGTAATGGATGCCGATGACGAATTTTTGGACAAATGCCTGGAAGGAGCCGCGATGTTTGCACTCAACCAAGGGGAGGTCTGCACCTGTCCGAGCCGGATTTTGGTACATGAAAAAATCTATGACGCTTTTATGGAAAAAGTAGTCGCCAGAGTTGAGGCCATCCAAATGGGCCATCCACTGGACAAGACCACCATGATGGGAGCCCAAGCTTCCAAGGACCAGTTTGAAAAAATCCTTAACTATATCGACATCGGAAAACAGGAAGGAGCCGAAGTACTGACCGGTGGTGGAGTGGCCCAGCTGAACAGTGGCCTAGAGAATGGCTATTATGTCAAGCCTACCCTGCTAAAAGGCCATAACAAAATGCGGGTATTCCAAGAGGAAATTTTTGGCCCGGTATGTTCCGTTACTACATTCAAAGATGTCGAGGACGCCATTTCGATATCCAACGACACGCTTTATGGATTAGGAGCCGGCGTATGGACCAGGGATGCCCACGAAGCCTACCAAGTACCACGTGCGATCAAAGCAGGCCGTGTTTGGGTCAACTGCTATCATGCCTACCCTGCCCACGCACCCTTTGGCGGGTACAAAAAATCAGGCTTTGGCCGCGAAACCCACCTGATGATGCTCAATCATTACCGTCAAAACAAAAATATGCTCATTTCTTATGACAAGAACAAGCTCGGTTTCTTTTAA
- a CDS encoding DUF779 domain-containing protein, whose product MTYKRIDVSKEAEALVDKIREQHGPLMFHQSGGCCDGSSPMCYTKGDFRTGASDVWMGNIHECDFFMSKDQFEYWKHTHLTLDVTDGRGASFSLDIPYGKRFIIRSRLLSKEELADLEPVKSGELDDLSLGKNTLQ is encoded by the coding sequence ATGACATATAAACGAATAGATGTCTCAAAGGAAGCAGAAGCCTTGGTGGACAAGATCCGTGAACAACACGGCCCGCTGATGTTTCACCAGAGTGGTGGTTGCTGTGACGGATCCAGCCCCATGTGCTATACCAAAGGCGACTTCCGCACAGGAGCTTCTGACGTCTGGATGGGCAACATCCATGAGTGTGATTTCTTTATGTCCAAAGATCAATTCGAATATTGGAAGCATACCCATCTGACGCTGGATGTCACCGATGGCCGTGGAGCGAGTTTCTCACTGGATATCCCTTACGGCAAGCGATTCATCATCCGAAGCAGATTGCTCAGCAAAGAAGAACTGGCTGACCTCGAACCTGTAAAGAGTGGTGAACTGGATGATCTTTCACTAGGGAAGAATACGCTTCAATGA
- a CDS encoding helix-turn-helix domain-containing protein, producing MLDAINIKEKYKIFSSPTSEVEHRTAHQADHAVLNLYETSRYAYNFDLQFDNPAVVAMIQGKKIMNLRSEAPFEFLPGQSIVMPASELMYIDFPEATIASPTQCLALEISEGFLRETMVWLNEYFPRVDDSSWNWSKDNFTLLNNKLVQQNLNSLIRVMVDNDFGKQMKASNTTRELIASLMQTQARHYLLHNLDKLSTRNRLAHVVKYIRQHLEQPLHVNHLANQACLSRAQFFRAFQRELGETPVRFINRERLERAKKELLWKGKNITQACYESGFSSVNYFSRVFRQFEGMTPTAWIEQKGRGK from the coding sequence ATGTTAGATGCCATAAATATTAAGGAGAAGTACAAAATCTTCAGCTCACCCACATCTGAGGTGGAGCATCGTACGGCTCATCAGGCCGATCATGCCGTTTTGAATTTATATGAGACGAGCCGCTATGCCTATAATTTTGATTTGCAATTTGATAATCCCGCGGTGGTGGCAATGATCCAGGGCAAGAAAATCATGAATTTGCGATCGGAGGCGCCATTTGAATTTTTGCCGGGGCAGTCCATCGTCATGCCGGCTTCCGAGTTGATGTATATCGATTTTCCGGAAGCGACTATAGCATCACCGACCCAATGCCTGGCGCTGGAGATCAGTGAGGGGTTTTTACGGGAAACAATGGTGTGGCTCAACGAGTATTTTCCGCGGGTGGATGATTCTTCATGGAATTGGTCAAAAGATAATTTTACCTTGCTGAACAATAAGCTTGTACAGCAAAACCTGAATTCCCTTATCCGGGTGATGGTGGACAATGATTTTGGGAAACAAATGAAAGCATCCAATACCACACGGGAGCTGATTGCCAGTTTGATGCAAACACAGGCAAGGCACTACCTGCTTCATAATTTGGATAAATTGAGTACTAGAAACAGGCTTGCCCATGTGGTAAAATACATTCGGCAGCACTTAGAGCAGCCATTGCATGTGAATCATCTGGCAAATCAGGCATGCCTGTCAAGGGCCCAGTTTTTCAGGGCCTTTCAGCGTGAATTAGGAGAGACACCTGTCCGCTTTATCAATCGTGAGCGACTGGAGCGTGCGAAAAAAGAATTGCTGTGGAAGGGAAAAAACATTACCCAGGCCTGTTATGAAAGCGGCTTTAGCAGTGTGAATTATTTTTCGAGGGTCTTTCGTCAATTTGAAGGAATGACCCCCACTGCTTGGATAGAGCAAAAGGGTAGGGGTAAATGA
- a CDS encoding glycoside hydrolase family 88 protein, translating into MTKRWCFLALAAGLMVAGCGRSTAEKVDSAKVTTEKAGLEKQINSTLDRAEEQYKYMMTRLPEGEFPKTYHPDTDKFEGSGSGWWCSGFYPGTLLYLNEYQKDEQLEKEAMRALAMLKKEQYNTSTHDLGFMMYCSFGNAFRMDPKPEYKEILIQSAKSLSSRFSEKVGAIKSWDSRKSDYLVIIDNMMNLELLFWATAATGDSTYYDIAIKHADTTIKHHFREDKSSYHVINYDPETGEVQQKRTAQGYADESAWARGQAWGLYGYTVMYRVTKDKKYLDQAVAIADFILTHPNLPEDKIPYWDFDAPNIPNELRDSSAGAIVASALLELSGYVDADKGKGYYQDAETMLQTLTTDEYIAEQGTNGGFLLKHGVGHIPENSEVDVPLTYGDYYLVEAMLRYLD; encoded by the coding sequence ATGACAAAGCGATGGTGTTTTCTGGCCTTGGCGGCTGGATTAATGGTAGCAGGATGTGGTAGAAGTACAGCGGAGAAAGTGGATTCAGCAAAGGTGACTACCGAAAAGGCAGGCTTGGAAAAGCAGATCAACAGTACGCTGGATCGTGCTGAAGAACAATATAAGTACATGATGACCAGATTGCCTGAGGGCGAATTTCCGAAGACCTATCACCCAGATACGGACAAGTTTGAGGGCAGTGGGTCTGGCTGGTGGTGCAGTGGGTTTTATCCTGGGACCTTATTGTACCTGAATGAATATCAAAAAGATGAGCAGCTGGAAAAGGAGGCGATGAGAGCCCTGGCCATGCTGAAAAAAGAGCAGTACAATACATCCACTCATGATTTGGGTTTTATGATGTATTGCAGCTTTGGGAATGCATTCAGGATGGACCCCAAGCCGGAGTACAAAGAGATCCTGATCCAGAGTGCCAAGTCCCTTTCCAGTCGCTTTAGCGAAAAAGTAGGTGCGATCAAATCATGGGATTCCAGAAAGAGTGATTACCTAGTGATCATTGACAACATGATGAACTTGGAATTGTTGTTCTGGGCTACTGCCGCAACGGGTGATTCTACCTATTATGACATCGCTATCAAGCATGCAGATACTACTATCAAGCACCACTTCAGAGAAGATAAAAGTTCGTATCATGTCATCAATTATGACCCTGAGACGGGAGAAGTGCAGCAAAAGCGTACCGCACAGGGATATGCGGATGAGTCTGCTTGGGCAAGAGGGCAGGCTTGGGGGCTTTATGGCTACACCGTGATGTACCGTGTGACCAAGGATAAAAAGTACCTCGACCAAGCGGTGGCCATAGCGGACTTTATCCTGACTCACCCCAATCTTCCCGAAGATAAGATCCCATATTGGGACTTTGATGCGCCCAATATTCCGAATGAGCTGCGAGATTCTTCGGCAGGTGCGATCGTAGCTTCGGCACTTTTGGAGCTTTCAGGTTATGTGGATGCCGACAAAGGAAAAGGCTATTACCAAGATGCCGAGACGATGCTCCAAACCTTGACCACCGATGAGTACATCGCTGAGCAAGGGACCAATGGTGGTTTTCTCCTCAAGCACGGCGTAGGGCATATTCCTGAAAATTCAGAAGTGGATGTGCCGTTGACCTATGGAGATTATTATCTGGTGGAGGCGATGCTACGGTATTTGGATTAA
- a CDS encoding family 43 glycosylhydrolase, translated as MKNLLNLLCLVLGLGLTMSCSSQDQAKKAYLFAYFAGNGPGEEAVHFAISKDGFDYRALNDNQPVISADSISKRGGVRDPHILRGEDGEFYMVLTDLYVPEDGWTNQGMVFLTSDDLVHWEHSTVFIPELFPEKFGDVSRVWAPQTIYDPAAGKYMVYFSMKQGDDPDIIYYAYANDDFTSLETEPKQLFIHPESKSCIDGDIVEKDGKYHLFFKTEGYGNGIKKAVADQLTGEYKMQEEYLQQTKEAVEGSGIFKLIDSDTYILMYDVYIKGEYQFTESTDLEHFEVIDDQVKMNFHPRHGSVLPITLEEAKRLENAFGLDEQNWITGTNGDQVYEKNVMVDQEKSTIYLPVKNETDLATLDPGFDLMVGYAMEPSGEQDFSNGPVSYTLSKPDGSSQEFLVEAKKDNNPALKGYYADPEIIYSHKTGKFHLYPTSDGFDSWSGTYFKSFSSADLTDWQDDGVMLDLHKDVDWANRNAWAPCAIEKEMDGGYKYFYYFTAAQQVGVAVADHPAGPFKDTGKALVDFKPEGARGGQEIDPDVFHDPVSGKDFFYWGNGYLAAVPLNEDMVSFDKNKVKLLTPEDGTFREGTEVFFRNGKYYFLWSENDTRSEDYRVRYAFADSPMGPLTIPEDNLVIAKAPEKGIYGTGHNSVIQVPEKDEWYIVYHRFTRPHGIAMGRAAGFHREVCIDRLTFGEDGAIIRVEPTVEGI; from the coding sequence ATGAAAAACCTACTTAACCTATTGTGCTTGGTTTTGGGATTAGGACTGACGATGTCCTGCTCTTCCCAAGACCAGGCAAAAAAAGCCTACCTCTTCGCGTATTTTGCTGGAAATGGACCAGGGGAGGAAGCTGTCCATTTTGCTATTAGCAAAGATGGTTTTGACTACCGTGCTCTGAATGATAACCAGCCAGTGATCAGTGCTGACTCGATCAGTAAAAGGGGCGGTGTTCGTGATCCCCACATCCTTCGTGGGGAAGATGGTGAATTCTACATGGTGCTGACAGATTTATATGTGCCTGAAGATGGCTGGACCAATCAGGGGATGGTGTTCCTGACCTCCGACGATTTGGTACATTGGGAACATAGTACAGTTTTTATTCCCGAGTTATTTCCAGAAAAATTTGGTGACGTAAGCAGGGTATGGGCGCCACAGACCATCTATGATCCCGCAGCAGGCAAATACATGGTGTATTTCTCCATGAAGCAGGGTGATGATCCGGATATCATATACTATGCCTATGCTAATGATGACTTCACCAGCCTGGAGACGGAGCCGAAACAGCTTTTCATTCATCCAGAGAGCAAATCCTGCATTGACGGGGATATAGTAGAGAAAGACGGGAAGTACCATTTGTTTTTCAAAACAGAAGGGTATGGCAATGGCATCAAAAAAGCCGTAGCGGATCAATTGACTGGCGAGTATAAGATGCAGGAAGAATACCTCCAGCAGACCAAGGAAGCCGTGGAGGGTTCCGGGATTTTTAAACTGATCGACAGTGATACGTACATTCTGATGTATGATGTGTATATCAAAGGCGAATATCAATTCACGGAAAGCACCGATTTGGAACACTTTGAGGTGATAGATGATCAGGTGAAAATGAATTTCCATCCGCGTCATGGTTCTGTGTTGCCCATCACATTGGAAGAAGCCAAGCGACTGGAAAATGCCTTTGGTCTCGATGAGCAAAACTGGATCACGGGAACGAACGGCGACCAGGTTTATGAAAAAAATGTCATGGTGGATCAGGAAAAAAGCACGATTTACCTTCCTGTCAAAAATGAAACAGACTTGGCAACACTGGACCCCGGGTTTGACCTGATGGTGGGGTATGCTATGGAGCCATCTGGCGAGCAGGATTTTAGTAATGGCCCTGTATCTTATACCCTTTCAAAGCCAGATGGAAGCAGCCAGGAATTTCTGGTGGAGGCCAAAAAGGACAATAATCCCGCGCTGAAAGGCTATTATGCTGATCCGGAAATTATCTATTCCCACAAGACCGGGAAATTTCACCTCTATCCTACCAGTGATGGCTTCGATTCATGGTCAGGGACCTATTTCAAATCATTTTCCTCTGCGGATCTGACCGATTGGCAGGATGATGGCGTTATGCTCGATCTGCACAAAGATGTCGATTGGGCCAATCGCAACGCTTGGGCACCTTGTGCCATCGAGAAGGAAATGGATGGAGGGTATAAGTATTTCTACTATTTCACCGCTGCCCAACAAGTAGGCGTCGCCGTAGCGGACCATCCTGCAGGCCCGTTCAAGGATACCGGAAAAGCATTGGTGGATTTTAAACCAGAAGGAGCGCGTGGTGGGCAGGAAATCGATCCGGATGTATTTCATGACCCTGTCAGTGGAAAGGACTTTTTCTACTGGGGCAATGGCTACCTAGCGGCTGTTCCTTTAAACGAGGATATGGTCAGCTTTGACAAAAACAAGGTCAAGTTGTTGACGCCTGAAGATGGGACTTTCCGCGAAGGGACGGAAGTGTTTTTTAGGAATGGGAAATACTATTTCCTTTGGTCAGAGAACGATACCCGAAGTGAAGATTATCGGGTAAGGTATGCATTTGCTGATTCGCCGATGGGGCCACTGACTATTCCTGAAGATAATCTGGTAATCGCCAAAGCCCCAGAAAAGGGCATTTATGGAACGGGGCACAATTCCGTTATCCAAGTGCCGGAGAAAGATGAATGGTACATTGTTTACCACCGGTTTACCCGTCCTCATGGCATCGCCATGGGCAGGGCAGCCGGCTTCCACCGGGAAGTGTGCATCGACCGACTGACTTTCGGTGAGGATGGAGCGATCATTCGTGTGGAGCCTACCGTGGAAGGGATTTGA
- a CDS encoding AAA family ATPase — protein MIKSISIINFMGYSQFKAKEFAPINVLIGKNDTGKTGLLKLLYASTKGVDTYSRKNETEDISFKKVISEKLSNTFQPGKKGLGELVSKHERGKLSVDMEFSHTKLSYNDRLYFSFGDSTTKNIIDCQDKINPISTNFRCLFIPAKEVLTPLKAIRATRDNLHMPGFDDTYLDLIRALVIPTQRGNIAEELKGVNKKLEDLFEGKIEQGIDDDFIFKKGHSEFHINLTAEGVKKIGILTTLIRNRQLNSNSVLFLDEPETTLHPEATRELVEMLMLMAKSGIQIFLATHNYFVLKQMHLCARRDEIDAKCFVLEREKGQAITSKEYLLNKDFPENAISDEALKMADEEAKIDLGL, from the coding sequence ATGATAAAATCCATATCTATAATTAATTTCATGGGCTATTCTCAGTTTAAGGCTAAAGAATTTGCTCCTATCAATGTTTTAATTGGGAAAAATGATACTGGTAAAACAGGTTTACTGAAATTATTATACGCTTCCACAAAAGGAGTCGATACATATAGTAGAAAAAACGAAACTGAAGATATTAGTTTCAAAAAGGTAATATCAGAAAAGCTTTCCAACACTTTTCAACCTGGAAAAAAAGGATTAGGCGAACTTGTCAGCAAACATGAAAGAGGGAAGCTATCTGTTGATATGGAGTTTTCTCACACTAAACTATCTTATAATGATAGACTTTACTTTTCCTTCGGAGATAGTACGACCAAAAACATTATTGATTGTCAAGACAAAATAAACCCTATTTCCACAAATTTCAGATGTCTGTTCATTCCCGCAAAGGAAGTGCTAACACCTCTCAAAGCGATAAGGGCAACTAGGGATAATTTACACATGCCAGGATTTGACGACACCTATCTTGACCTAATAAGAGCTTTGGTAATCCCCACTCAAAGAGGCAACATAGCGGAGGAGCTAAAGGGTGTGAACAAGAAATTAGAGGATTTGTTCGAAGGAAAAATTGAGCAAGGAATCGATGACGACTTTATTTTCAAAAAAGGCCATAGTGAATTTCACATTAACCTTACAGCGGAAGGAGTGAAAAAGATCGGCATCCTCACCACATTAATAAGAAATAGGCAGCTTAACTCTAACTCTGTCTTATTCCTAGATGAACCGGAAACAACTTTACACCCTGAAGCTACGAGAGAATTAGTGGAGATGCTGATGCTAATGGCAAAATCAGGAATCCAGATTTTTCTTGCCACTCATAATTATTTTGTTCTGAAGCAAATGCACTTATGTGCTCGCCGAGATGAAATCGACGCAAAATGTTTTGTACTCGAACGAGAAAAAGGACAAGCAATAACTTCTAAAGAATACCTATTGAACAAAGATTTTCCTGAAAATGCAATTTCAGATGAGGCTCTTAAAATGGCAGATGAAGAAGCTAAAATAGATTTAGGATTATAA
- a CDS encoding Gfo/Idh/MocA family protein, with amino-acid sequence MTSPIKILVVGCGNMGASHALAYHQMDGFKICGLVARGDSKKELNSKLKADYPLFSSYEKALEECKPDAVCISTYPDTHEEYALMALDAGCHVFIEKPLADTVAGSERIVLAAQKANKKVVVGYILRHHPSWIKFTEIARGLGKPLVMRMNLNQQSHGRMWDVHRNLMKSLSPIVDCGVHYIDVMCQMTQSKPKKVSAIGVRLTDDIPHDNYNYGQLQITFEDGSVGWYEAGWGPMISETAFFIKDVFGPKGAASIVAKEAGGSGKSDSVDDHTKTESIKIHHADINAANEFTKPDEWVETADEPDHNALCLREQTYFLEAIQSDIDLSQHLEDAINSLKVAFACDQSVKTGEIVEIN; translated from the coding sequence ATGACCTCACCAATAAAAATCTTAGTAGTCGGCTGTGGCAATATGGGGGCTTCCCACGCACTGGCCTATCACCAAATGGATGGCTTCAAAATCTGCGGATTGGTAGCCCGGGGAGACAGTAAAAAGGAGCTGAACAGCAAATTGAAAGCCGATTACCCACTTTTCTCCAGCTATGAAAAAGCATTGGAAGAGTGCAAACCTGACGCTGTCTGCATCTCCACTTACCCTGACACCCATGAAGAATATGCCCTGATGGCCCTGGATGCAGGCTGCCATGTGTTTATCGAAAAGCCGCTAGCAGATACCGTAGCAGGATCAGAGCGCATCGTCCTAGCGGCACAAAAAGCCAACAAAAAAGTAGTGGTCGGCTATATCCTTCGCCACCACCCTTCTTGGATAAAGTTTACAGAAATCGCCAGAGGTCTCGGCAAACCGCTGGTGATGCGCATGAACCTCAACCAACAAAGCCATGGCCGCATGTGGGACGTGCACAGAAACCTCATGAAGAGCCTTAGCCCCATTGTGGATTGTGGTGTCCACTATATCGATGTCATGTGCCAAATGACCCAATCCAAACCCAAAAAAGTCAGCGCCATCGGTGTCCGGCTAACTGATGACATCCCACATGACAACTATAACTATGGCCAATTGCAAATCACTTTTGAAGATGGTTCGGTCGGTTGGTACGAGGCTGGATGGGGGCCCATGATCAGTGAAACTGCCTTCTTTATAAAGGATGTTTTCGGGCCTAAAGGTGCTGCATCTATCGTCGCCAAAGAGGCTGGCGGTAGCGGCAAATCTGACTCGGTGGACGACCATACCAAAACGGAATCCATCAAGATCCATCACGCAGACATCAATGCAGCCAATGAATTCACCAAGCCTGACGAATGGGTAGAAACAGCCGATGAACCCGACCACAATGCCCTTTGCCTGCGGGAGCAGACTTACTTTCTGGAAGCCATCCAAAGCGACATTGACCTTAGCCAACACTTAGAAGATGCCATTAACAGCCTAAAAGTAGCTTTCGCCTGTGATCAGTCGGTAAAAACGGGTGAAATAGTGGAGATCAATTAA
- a CDS encoding BNR repeat-containing protein, whose amino-acid sequence MKMTNVLMGLLLAGVFLTACSSQRPLGETVDATVVGEGWANNSVNAVIFRRNSLTTYKDTQFTAYYDPSGRLVLAKRKLGEEDWEVHQTQYTGNTADAHNTISIAVDGAGYLHVSWDHHNNPLRYAKSVAPLSLELGEQQPMTDKLEEDVTYPEFHNLPNGDLLFLYRSGESGRGNLVLNRYNSQTGKWQQMHHNLIDGEGERNAYWQACVDQQGTVHLSWVWRETYDVSTNHDMAYARSTDGGRTWEKSTGEAYTLPINLGSAEYAWKIPQNSSLINQTAVTADQNGNPYIATYWNDGGVTQYQVIYQENGSWKKVSPGFRQSEFVLGGGGTKRIPISRPQVLVDAHGDKTALYLIFNDEERGHKVSMAYTPALGHQPWDIKDLTPQSVGQWEPSYDIELWKNQRKFHLFVQKVEQIDGEGLAEGKTSPVRVLEVR is encoded by the coding sequence ATGAAGATGACTAATGTCCTAATGGGACTATTATTGGCAGGCGTTTTTTTGACGGCTTGTTCAAGCCAGAGACCACTGGGCGAAACGGTAGATGCTACGGTGGTGGGCGAAGGCTGGGCCAATAACTCTGTGAATGCGGTGATTTTCCGGAGAAACTCCCTGACCACGTATAAGGATACTCAGTTTACTGCTTATTATGATCCGAGCGGCCGTTTGGTATTGGCCAAAAGAAAGTTGGGGGAAGAGGACTGGGAGGTCCACCAAACCCAATATACCGGAAACACTGCAGATGCCCATAATACCATCAGTATCGCAGTGGATGGTGCCGGTTATTTGCACGTCAGCTGGGATCACCATAATAACCCACTTCGGTACGCCAAAAGTGTGGCGCCGCTGAGTCTGGAGCTGGGAGAGCAGCAGCCGATGACAGATAAGTTGGAGGAAGATGTTACCTATCCTGAATTCCATAATTTGCCCAATGGCGACCTGTTGTTTTTGTACCGGTCGGGAGAATCAGGCCGGGGCAATCTCGTCCTTAACCGCTACAACAGCCAAACAGGTAAATGGCAACAAATGCACCATAATCTGATCGATGGTGAAGGGGAGCGCAATGCCTATTGGCAGGCCTGCGTGGACCAACAAGGCACGGTGCACCTGTCTTGGGTATGGCGGGAGACGTATGATGTCAGCACCAATCATGACATGGCCTATGCCCGCTCCACAGATGGAGGAAGGACGTGGGAGAAATCCACTGGAGAAGCGTATACGCTACCGATCAACTTGGGAAGTGCGGAGTACGCCTGGAAGATTCCTCAAAACAGCAGTTTGATCAACCAAACTGCCGTTACCGCTGACCAGAATGGCAATCCCTATATCGCCACGTACTGGAATGACGGTGGGGTGACCCAGTATCAGGTCATTTATCAAGAAAATGGCTCTTGGAAGAAGGTCAGCCCCGGGTTCCGGCAAAGTGAGTTTGTCTTGGGAGGTGGAGGGACCAAGCGAATCCCCATCTCCAGACCACAGGTGTTGGTAGATGCACATGGAGATAAGACTGCTCTTTACCTTATTTTCAATGATGAGGAGCGCGGCCATAAAGTCTCCATGGCTTATACGCCAGCACTGGGCCATCAGCCGTGGGATATTAAGGACCTGACCCCACAAAGTGTGGGGCAATGGGAGCCAAGCTATGATATCGAACTTTGGAAAAACCAACGGAAATTTCACTTGTTTGTCCAAAAAGTAGAGCAAATAGATGGAGAAGGCCTAGCCGAAGGAAAGACCAGCCCAGTGAGGGTGCTGGAAGTAAGGTAG